In a single window of the Micrococcaceae bacterium Sec5.7 genome:
- a CDS encoding M18 family aminopeptidase — MPSQSNAADHIKDLGAYVSASPSSFHAVREAARRLDAAGFTGLDELQPWDAAAGSFYMIRDGALMAWVVPEGAGPTTGFNILGAHTDSPSFKLKPKPTIGSHGWLQAGVEVYGGPLLNSWLDRELQLAGRLVMMDGTQHLTATGPMLRFPQLAIHLDRGVNDGLALDKQRHMNPVWGLGTAADADLLGVLAKHVSGGAAVDAAQIGGYDVVIADTQSPAVFGASGEFFASGRLDNLSATHSGLAALIAHSARPVAEPAPVAAPVPVAAPVPVAERAGTPIAVLAAFDHEEIGSASRSGACGPILEDVLVRISDGLGASEGQRRQAFAASFCVSADAGHAVHPNYSERHDPANHPVLNGGPLLKINANQRYATDATGAALWARLCAEAEIPYQEFVSNNVMPCGSTIGPLTATRLGIRTVDVGVPLLSMHSARELCGVDDPYRLASVTELFFRTGV, encoded by the coding sequence ATGCCTTCACAGTCCAACGCCGCAGACCACATCAAGGACCTCGGCGCATATGTCAGCGCGTCGCCGTCGAGCTTCCACGCCGTCCGCGAGGCCGCGCGGCGGCTGGATGCGGCCGGGTTTACCGGCCTGGATGAGCTGCAGCCCTGGGATGCGGCTGCCGGCAGTTTCTACATGATCCGCGACGGCGCCCTGATGGCCTGGGTTGTCCCGGAAGGCGCCGGGCCCACCACCGGCTTCAACATCCTCGGCGCGCACACGGACTCGCCGTCCTTCAAGCTCAAGCCCAAACCGACCATCGGCAGCCACGGCTGGCTGCAGGCCGGCGTCGAGGTTTACGGCGGCCCGCTGCTCAACTCCTGGCTGGACCGCGAACTGCAGCTGGCCGGCCGGCTGGTCATGATGGACGGTACCCAGCACCTGACAGCCACCGGGCCCATGCTCCGTTTCCCGCAGCTGGCCATCCACCTGGACCGCGGTGTGAACGACGGCCTGGCGCTGGACAAGCAGCGGCACATGAATCCCGTGTGGGGCCTCGGCACTGCCGCGGACGCGGACCTGCTGGGTGTTCTGGCGAAGCATGTTTCCGGCGGCGCCGCGGTGGACGCCGCGCAGATCGGCGGGTACGACGTCGTTATTGCAGACACGCAGTCGCCTGCGGTTTTCGGCGCCAGCGGCGAGTTCTTCGCGTCCGGGCGGCTGGACAACCTGTCCGCGACGCACTCGGGGCTGGCGGCGCTGATCGCGCATTCTGCCCGCCCGGTGGCCGAACCTGCCCCGGTGGCCGCGCCGGTCCCGGTGGCCGCGCCGGTCCCGGTGGCCGAACGTGCCGGGACGCCCATCGCGGTCCTGGCGGCCTTCGACCACGAGGAAATCGGTTCGGCCTCGCGCTCCGGCGCCTGCGGTCCCATCCTGGAGGACGTGCTGGTGCGCATCTCCGACGGCCTCGGGGCGTCGGAGGGCCAGCGACGGCAGGCCTTCGCGGCGTCGTTCTGTGTTTCCGCGGACGCCGGCCACGCTGTGCACCCCAACTACTCCGAGCGGCACGACCCGGCCAACCACCCTGTCCTCAACGGCGGACCGCTGCTGAAGATCAACGCCAACCAGCGCTACGCCACCGATGCCACCGGGGCAGCTCTCTGGGCGCGGCTGTGCGCCGAGGCGGAGATTCCGTACCAGGAATTCGTCTCCAATAACGTGATGCCGTGCGGTTCCACCATCGGCCCGCTGACTGCCACCCGGCTGGGAATCCGGACCGTGGACGTGGGAGTGCCGCTGCTGTCCATGCACTCGGCCCGTGAACTGTGCGGCGTCGATGACCCCTACCGTTTGGCAAGCGTGACTGAGCTGTTCTTCCGCACCGGCGTGTGA
- a CDS encoding amino acid permease, giving the protein MHADQQLSKSLKPRHLSMIAIAGVIGAGLFVGSGAAIQQAGPGILIAYMAAGLVVILVMRMLGEMAAANPETGSFSTYADKALGRWAGFSIGWLYAWFWIIVLGIEATAGAAIMHRWVPGIDQWVWALLLMVLLTLTNLGSVKSFGEFEFWFASIKVTAIVLFLLFGIAAILGLVPGVPAPGLSNLTGNGGFLPNGPGAVLAGILVVVFSFFGAEIATIAAGESENPVDAVKKAVKSTVWRILVFYIGSIAIVVTLLPWNSANVAKSPYVAVIELFGIPGAGTIMDIVVLTSVLSCLNSGLYTASRMLFSLSRRGDAPKSWMKISKRGVPAAAVLASTVVGFITVGLNYVAPDTVFLFLVNTSGAIALFVWLVIAASQLILRRRMGTAAKDLPLKMWLFPYLTWISIASIVALIIGMLILDATRESLLLSVALAAVVVGIGVWRYRRGGAAAVPAESAQTADAETDAAADAPEAEAEAVRTGAGPAS; this is encoded by the coding sequence ATGCACGCTGACCAGCAGCTCTCAAAATCACTGAAACCGCGGCACTTGTCGATGATCGCCATTGCGGGTGTGATCGGGGCGGGCCTGTTTGTGGGATCCGGCGCGGCCATCCAGCAGGCGGGCCCGGGGATCCTGATCGCCTATATGGCCGCCGGTCTGGTGGTCATCCTGGTGATGCGGATGCTGGGCGAAATGGCGGCCGCCAATCCGGAAACGGGATCCTTCTCCACTTATGCGGACAAGGCGCTGGGGCGCTGGGCGGGATTCAGCATCGGCTGGCTTTACGCGTGGTTCTGGATCATTGTGCTGGGAATCGAGGCTACGGCCGGCGCGGCCATCATGCACCGCTGGGTGCCGGGGATCGACCAGTGGGTCTGGGCCCTGCTGCTTATGGTGCTGCTGACGCTGACCAACCTCGGATCGGTTAAGTCTTTCGGCGAATTCGAGTTCTGGTTTGCCTCCATCAAGGTGACTGCCATTGTGCTTTTCCTGCTGTTCGGCATCGCCGCCATTCTGGGCCTTGTTCCGGGCGTTCCGGCGCCTGGGCTCAGCAACCTGACAGGAAATGGCGGTTTCCTGCCCAACGGGCCCGGTGCTGTGCTGGCAGGCATTCTGGTGGTGGTGTTCTCCTTCTTCGGGGCCGAAATCGCCACGATCGCCGCCGGTGAATCAGAGAACCCGGTGGACGCCGTCAAAAAGGCAGTGAAGTCCACTGTGTGGCGCATTCTGGTTTTCTACATCGGCTCCATCGCCATTGTGGTCACGCTGCTTCCGTGGAACTCGGCAAACGTGGCCAAGAGCCCGTATGTCGCCGTCATTGAGCTGTTCGGCATTCCCGGGGCGGGCACCATCATGGACATTGTGGTCCTGACGTCCGTACTTTCCTGCCTCAACTCAGGCCTGTACACGGCCAGCCGGATGCTCTTCTCGCTGTCCCGTCGGGGCGACGCGCCCAAGTCATGGATGAAGATCTCCAAGCGCGGCGTTCCGGCGGCTGCAGTGCTGGCCTCCACCGTGGTGGGATTCATTACCGTGGGGCTGAACTACGTGGCACCGGACACTGTTTTCCTCTTCCTGGTCAACACCTCCGGCGCCATCGCATTGTTTGTGTGGCTGGTCATTGCCGCCTCGCAGCTGATCCTCCGCCGCCGCATGGGAACCGCGGCCAAGGACCTGCCGCTGAAAATGTGGCTTTTCCCTTACCTGACGTGGATTTCCATTGCCAGCATTGTTGCCCTGATCATCGGCATGCTCATCCTGGATGCAACCCGTGAATCCCTTCTGCTCTCGGTGGCATTGGCCGCCGTGGTAGTTGGCATCGGAGTGTGGCGGTACCGGCGCGGCGGCGCAGCTGCGGTTCCGGCTGAATCCGCCCAAACAGCCGATGCGGAGACTGACGCTGCTGCTGACGCGCCCGAAGCGGAAGCTGAGGCGGTCCGCACAGGTGCCGGGCCGGCGTCGTAA
- a CDS encoding intradiol ring-cleavage dioxygenase: MSRRSLGLFFGAGAAAAALAACTPGGPTTATDGSTAAATTTAPAASASSSASATPTLTRAIAECGVEIPQETAGPYPGDGSNGPNVLEASGVVRQDITSSFGSSTTRVDGVPLTVTLTLLDGSARTGANGCEPLIGAAVYAWHCDRDGKYSMYDSGLDNENYLRGVQEADANGLVTFTTIYPGAYNGRWPHIHFEVFESMSSATAAGKVLAVSQIALTDAACKEVYASAGYEASAQNFPNTTLKSDNVFGDDGAIYQLATIAGSVSGGYTAGLNVTV, from the coding sequence ATGAGCCGCCGCTCCCTCGGTTTGTTCTTCGGGGCCGGCGCGGCTGCCGCCGCTTTGGCGGCCTGCACGCCAGGCGGCCCGACCACCGCAACTGACGGTTCGACGGCGGCCGCCACAACGACGGCGCCCGCCGCCTCCGCTTCTTCGTCCGCGTCCGCGACCCCCACGCTCACCCGCGCCATTGCGGAGTGCGGAGTGGAGATCCCGCAGGAAACGGCGGGTCCGTATCCGGGCGACGGCTCTAATGGACCCAATGTCCTGGAGGCGTCCGGGGTGGTGCGGCAGGACATCACATCGAGTTTCGGCAGCTCCACCACCAGGGTCGACGGTGTCCCGCTGACGGTCACCTTGACCTTGCTCGACGGGTCAGCCCGAACCGGGGCGAACGGCTGCGAACCACTCATCGGCGCCGCCGTGTACGCGTGGCACTGCGACCGCGACGGCAAGTATTCCATGTACGATTCCGGCCTGGACAACGAGAACTACCTCCGCGGCGTCCAGGAGGCGGATGCCAACGGCCTGGTCACGTTCACCACCATCTACCCCGGCGCCTACAACGGCCGCTGGCCGCACATCCACTTCGAAGTCTTCGAGTCCATGAGCAGCGCCACCGCAGCAGGTAAGGTCCTCGCCGTCTCGCAGATCGCGCTCACGGACGCCGCCTGCAAGGAGGTCTACGCGTCCGCCGGGTATGAAGCCAGCGCGCAGAACTTCCCCAACACCACGCTGAAATCGGACAACGTCTTCGGCGACGACGGCGCGATCTACCAACTGGCCACCATCGCCGGATCGGTGTCCGGCGGCTACACCGCGGGGCTCAACGTCACGGTCTAG
- a CDS encoding response regulator transcription factor: MYVILEGEDDFRIVGEASDGAEAVRRVRELDPDVVLMDVRMPVLDGIEATRAITASGSCARVIILTTFDLDEYAFTGLQAGASAFLLKDVAPSELIHAVRVVASGDAVVAPRVTQRLLETYVRGQKPGPLASQGAPAHRDPLLEDLTPRETEMLEAMAEGLSNAEIAHRYFLSEATVKTHVRRILTKLHLRDRVQAVVYAYETGLVVPSNPDY; encoded by the coding sequence GTGTACGTGATTCTTGAGGGCGAGGACGATTTCCGGATCGTGGGCGAGGCATCCGACGGCGCCGAGGCTGTCCGCCGGGTCCGTGAGCTCGACCCCGATGTGGTGCTGATGGACGTCCGGATGCCGGTTCTTGACGGAATCGAAGCAACGCGGGCCATCACCGCCTCCGGATCCTGTGCCCGTGTGATCATCCTGACCACTTTCGACCTGGACGAGTACGCCTTCACGGGCCTCCAGGCCGGCGCCTCGGCCTTTCTGCTTAAGGATGTTGCCCCCTCGGAGTTGATTCACGCCGTGCGTGTGGTGGCCAGCGGCGACGCCGTGGTGGCGCCCCGCGTTACGCAGCGGCTGCTGGAGACCTATGTTCGCGGCCAGAAGCCGGGACCCTTAGCGTCCCAGGGCGCCCCGGCGCACCGTGACCCCCTGCTGGAAGATCTCACGCCCCGCGAAACCGAGATGCTCGAGGCCATGGCGGAGGGGCTCTCCAACGCCGAGATCGCGCACAGATACTTCCTGTCCGAGGCCACGGTTAAGACGCACGTGCGCCGGATCCTGACCAAACTCCACCTGCGGGACCGGGTCCAGGCCGTGGTGTACGCGTACGAGACCGGCCTGGTGGTGCCGAGCAACCCGGACTACTGA